The sequence below is a genomic window from Lolium perenne isolate Kyuss_39 chromosome 7, Kyuss_2.0, whole genome shotgun sequence.
TGACAGAACGAatgtttctcttttttttccaAATCTAAAattttgcattatcatctctaaaATATCAATCAGCAATGTTGTCTCGTGATAGATTTTAGTATATATGAAATGGAATACGAAGGCGGCAGATACTCTGACAAATACGACAGGTCCCGAAATTTGTACTGCACTATTACGTAATCAATCAACAAGGTGATATATGACTGATACTCTGACACTCAACATTCCAGCTCCCGAAATTtttaataaagaaaatatattaatacTGAGAAGATGCCAATTATACTTAGCACCTGCACCAATGAAATACTTGAAGACAGATGCACAcagcaaaaataaaataaaagagaggaAAAGAAAAATACCCTTATTGAAATTAAACCATAAGACGATTCACACGCTAGCGCTGATGAAAAACAATCGACTAAAGTGGCACGGGGAATGATGGTGACACCGCGGCCGTATCAGACGAGGCGGCGGCAGATTGTGACGCCATCGGCGATTGCGAGCTGGCAGACCTCGACGCGCGGGTCGGCAGCGAGCTTGCCGTTGAGGTCCCTGATGGCGGCGGAGAACCTAGTGTCGAGACCGGACATGAGCGTGCCGAGTGGCATGGCCACGGTGCCGCCCCAGAGCGTGTTGTCGTAGATGATGGTGCCGCCGACGCGGACCAGCCGCAGCAGCTGCTCGTGGTAGTTAACGTAGTTGGGCTTGTCAGCGTCCACAAAGGCGAAGTCGTAGGTCGCCTCCCCGCCGTCCTCCTGCTCCTGCTCGGCGAGGAgctcggcgaggcggtcgaggccggggCCCTCGCGGAAGTCCACCTTGTGCGTCACGCCAGCCTTCTCGATGAAGGGGCGGCCCACCTCGTAGCAGTCCCGGTCGGTGTCGATGGCCACCACCTTGCCGTCGGCTGGGAGGGCGAGCGCGGTGGCGAGGAGCGAGTAGCCGGTGAAGACGCCCACCTCGATCGTCTTCTTGGCGCCCGCCATCTTGATCAGCATCCCCAGCAGCTGCGCCTCGTCCGCCGACGACTGCATGTAtcccctgaatccagagaagcaaTTTGTAGCTCGATCAGAAAACCGAAGCAAGATCGCGTAGGTTCATGCAGAGAAAGGACGTACAAGGGGTGCTTGTCGGTGACGAGGCGGAGGTCGCGCATGCACTCGGGCTCGCGGGGGAACACGGTGGTGTTGAGGATGTACGTGTACAGGGCGTCGCTCTTGAGCAGCGTCTTGTTGCTGCTGTCGATGGCGCTGTGCACGTTGGCCACGATGTCGCTGCTGGGCGCCATGGCTCTCGCTCTCCCCCCTCCTCTCTCTGAGCTTCCTCTCCGCTAGCtttggttggtgatctggtaCTTGGAGCGTGTGTGGTCGAGTGAGTGAGTGTCTGTCCACCCAGAGCTTCCCCATATTTATCAACTAGCGGAATGGGGTTGGTGTGTCATTCGCCTTACCCAACTAACTAAGCTACTCCCTCTGTTCTAAAAAAAGAAAATTTTAAATAGTCtaattttttttatatatataCACTAAATAGTGTTTAGATGCAATTGAATTTGGACAAACTCAAGAATTAGGATGGAGCGAGTATGTGAATTTTAACTATCCTTTGTGTTATTATGTTATGTTACGATATAAATTCATATAAAAACAAGTAAGCTCGTCGCCGGTAACGGATCGTCACCACCACCTATAAAATCTAGCTTTTAACCCGCCGGCTAGGGTTAATCACATTATAAGATAACCTACTGCATGTGTTTGTAAACACCTTCCGATATAGTGAAATTTTGCTGGTTGGCGCCATGGTTTTTCCTCCATGCATGTGTTGGAGGGGTTTTCCACATTGAATCTTGTGTCTTCCGCTGCGATATTC
It includes:
- the LOC127316933 gene encoding tricin synthase 1, producing MAPSSDIVANVHSAIDSSNKTLLKSDALYTYILNTTVFPREPECMRDLRLVTDKHPLGYMQSSADEAQLLGMLIKMAGAKKTIEVGVFTGYSLLATALALPADGKVVAIDTDRDCYEVGRPFIEKAGVTHKVDFREGPGLDRLAELLAEQEQEDGGEATYDFAFVDADKPNYVNYHEQLLRLVRVGGTIIYDNTLWGGTVAMPLGTLMSGLDTRFSAAIRDLNGKLAADPRVEVCQLAIADGVTICRRLV